The following coding sequences lie in one Brevibacterium marinum genomic window:
- a CDS encoding alpha/beta fold hydrolase, whose product MLPSFDRTKLRLSNGALMPIVTIGHGRTPVVYIPGAGDGLSTAYDAAWNMAWFFRSRTPRQRLHIISRREDIPGRYDIADHARDYSETLDRLRFGPVVLECNSAGGPIGQLIAAHRPDLVRALVLASTAPRIDARAHEVFTSWLTMVDSGQWAELTWDTTVRTYRSALRAQWAGPLLKPILGALSRPKNPERFKRLLEGLLSVDNSSVLEDISCPTLVFGGTRDPIFASGLQQQMAAAISHARYVGAPGLLHGADLESPAYPAAMNELIAAS is encoded by the coding sequence ATGCTGCCCAGCTTCGACAGAACCAAGCTGCGACTGAGCAATGGGGCGCTCATGCCCATCGTCACCATAGGACACGGTCGCACGCCGGTCGTCTATATCCCTGGGGCAGGCGACGGCTTGTCGACCGCCTATGATGCAGCATGGAATATGGCATGGTTCTTTCGCTCACGCACACCGCGTCAGCGGCTGCACATCATCAGCCGCCGGGAAGACATTCCCGGCCGATACGACATCGCTGACCATGCTCGAGACTATTCCGAAACGCTTGACCGGTTACGGTTCGGGCCGGTCGTCCTCGAGTGCAATTCCGCGGGTGGCCCGATCGGACAGCTCATTGCTGCTCATAGACCGGACCTGGTGCGCGCCCTTGTGTTGGCGTCGACCGCCCCCAGGATCGATGCCCGCGCCCACGAGGTCTTCACCAGTTGGTTGACGATGGTCGACAGCGGGCAGTGGGCGGAACTCACATGGGACACCACCGTCAGGACTTACCGTTCGGCACTGCGCGCCCAGTGGGCGGGCCCCTTACTGAAGCCGATCCTCGGTGCGCTGTCTCGCCCCAAGAACCCTGAGCGATTCAAACGACTCCTCGAGGGGCTGCTCTCGGTCGACAACAGCAGCGTCCTCGAAGACATCTCGTGCCCGACACTGGTCTTCGGCGGGACTCGAGATCCCATCTTCGCAAGTGGGCTGCAACAGCAGATGGCTGCCGCCATCTCCCATGCCAGATATGTCGGGGCCCCGGGCCTTCTCCATGGGGCGGACCTCGAGAGCCCGGCCTACCCCGCAGCCATGAACGAGCTCATAGCGGCCTCCTAG
- a CDS encoding ABC transporter permease, protein MSSSAAENRTPENSVDGGVVTQTPSASHRRTWMGYLTIPVILGLVCLGLFLYVQSRELDSIEQRSLNVGAITAALQEHVVLTAVSTIVTLIIAVPLGILLTRPLTRRIRPFIIGVLTILQAVPTIAILVLLAVAFLFLGFQAAIVGLVLYAIIPVLLNTMVGLEQVDGNVLEAGRGMGLSRMQVLRRLELPLAVPVILAGVRTALVINVGTATLVTYINAGGLGDIIVAGLSTNRVLVQIVGAALTAVLALLIDYIAGIAEDFLRPKGL, encoded by the coding sequence ATGAGTTCCTCGGCAGCTGAGAACAGGACACCCGAGAACAGCGTCGACGGCGGAGTCGTCACCCAAACCCCGTCGGCATCCCACCGCCGGACCTGGATGGGCTACCTCACCATCCCCGTGATCCTCGGACTCGTCTGCCTCGGCCTGTTCCTCTACGTGCAGAGCAGGGAGCTCGACTCGATCGAGCAGCGGTCCCTCAACGTCGGTGCGATCACCGCGGCCCTGCAGGAGCACGTCGTACTCACTGCTGTGTCCACCATTGTCACGCTGATCATCGCTGTGCCACTGGGGATCCTGCTGACCCGACCGCTGACCCGTCGGATCCGCCCATTCATCATCGGCGTGCTGACCATTCTGCAGGCCGTTCCCACCATCGCCATCCTGGTGCTGCTGGCGGTGGCGTTCCTGTTCCTCGGGTTCCAGGCGGCCATCGTCGGTCTGGTGCTCTATGCGATCATCCCGGTGCTGCTCAACACCATGGTCGGTCTCGAACAGGTCGATGGGAATGTGCTGGAGGCCGGACGGGGAATGGGCCTGTCGCGGATGCAGGTGCTGCGTCGGCTCGAGCTGCCTCTGGCTGTGCCGGTCATCTTGGCCGGAGTGCGCACCGCACTGGTGATCAACGTCGGCACCGCAACGCTGGTGACCTACATCAACGCCGGTGGTCTGGGTGACATCATCGTCGCCGGTCTGTCGACCAACCGTGTTCTCGTCCAGATCGTCGGTGCGGCGCTGACTGCGGTGCTCGCGCTGCTCATCGACTACATCGCCGGCATCGCCGAGGACTTCCTGCGTCCCAAGGGCCTATGA
- a CDS encoding nuclear transport factor 2 family protein — protein MSDLQIPEPVAGFIDIVNAHDDQGFLDAFTADATVDDWGREFTGRDAIKAWSDKEFIGATGVLTPEEVSVDGDEVTVVGDWRSTHANGRSSFTFAIAGDRLSRMTIREG, from the coding sequence ATGTCAGATCTGCAGATCCCCGAACCGGTCGCCGGCTTCATCGACATCGTCAATGCCCACGACGATCAGGGTTTCCTCGACGCATTCACCGCCGACGCCACCGTCGACGACTGGGGACGCGAGTTCACCGGCCGCGACGCCATCAAAGCCTGGAGCGACAAGGAATTCATCGGCGCGACCGGCGTCCTCACGCCCGAAGAGGTCTCGGTCGACGGCGATGAGGTCACCGTCGTCGGCGACTGGCGCTCAACCCACGCGAACGGCCGGTCCTCGTTCACCTTCGCGATTGCCGGAGACAGGCTGAGCCGAATGACCATCCGCGAGGGCTGA
- a CDS encoding SDR family oxidoreductase — MTERTLQGKTVLIAGGGKNLGGLIARQAAEAGADIAIHYNSDSSRAEAEQTLATVEASGAKAVLLTGDLTRPANVEKLFADATSALGTIDIAINTTGKVLRKPMAETTEDEYDAMFDINSKAAFFFIKEAGKHIADNGKIITIVTALLAAFTDGYSTYAGGKSPVEHFTRAAAKENAERGISVTAIAPGPMDTPFFYGQETPERVEFHKSQAMGNQLTQIEDIAPIVRFLATEGWWITGQTIFANGGYTTR; from the coding sequence ATGACCGAACGCACACTTCAGGGCAAGACTGTTCTCATCGCCGGAGGCGGCAAGAACCTCGGCGGACTCATCGCCAGGCAGGCTGCCGAGGCGGGAGCCGATATCGCTATCCACTACAATTCCGACTCCTCCCGTGCCGAGGCCGAACAGACCCTCGCCACGGTCGAAGCCAGCGGGGCGAAGGCGGTGCTCTTGACCGGGGACCTCACCAGGCCCGCCAACGTCGAGAAACTGTTCGCCGATGCCACCTCGGCGCTGGGGACGATCGACATTGCGATCAACACAACGGGGAAGGTGCTGCGCAAACCCATGGCGGAGACCACCGAGGACGAGTACGACGCGATGTTCGACATCAACTCCAAAGCAGCGTTCTTCTTCATCAAGGAGGCTGGGAAGCACATTGCCGACAACGGCAAGATCATCACGATCGTGACCGCGCTGCTCGCGGCGTTCACGGACGGCTACTCGACCTACGCCGGAGGGAAGAGCCCGGTCGAGCACTTCACCCGGGCCGCAGCGAAGGAAAATGCGGAGCGTGGAATCTCGGTCACGGCCATCGCTCCCGGCCCCATGGATACGCCCTTCTTCTATGGGCAGGAGACGCCCGAGCGGGTAGAGTTCCACAAATCGCAGGCGATGGGCAATCAGCTCACCCAGATCGAGGACATCGCTCCCATCGTGCGGTTCCTCGCGACCGAGGGCTGGTGGATCACAGGCCAGACGATCTTCGCCAACGGCGGGTACACCACCCGCTGA
- a CDS encoding nuclear transport factor 2 family protein — MNTINDTLTTWADAERRCDAATTDELLTEDFLGIGPVGFQLPKGAWLQRLTDAQLHYEELSLTDVSTREYSDSALAVARLNTRGSARGNPLPTTRSTFHLVRVNDEWRIAGIQHGFIAGAPGSPVPAP; from the coding sequence ATGAACACCATCAACGACACCCTGACCACATGGGCCGACGCGGAACGACGCTGCGATGCGGCAACGACGGACGAGCTCCTGACCGAGGACTTCCTCGGCATCGGACCGGTGGGCTTCCAACTCCCGAAGGGTGCCTGGCTCCAGCGGCTCACTGACGCTCAGCTGCACTACGAGGAGCTCTCGCTCACCGACGTCAGCACCCGCGAGTACTCCGACTCAGCGCTCGCCGTTGCTCGGCTGAACACGCGCGGATCGGCCCGTGGCAATCCGCTGCCGACCACTCGGAGCACATTCCATCTGGTGCGCGTCAACGACGAGTGGCGCATTGCCGGAATCCAACACGGTTTCATCGCGGGCGCACCCGGCTCACCCGTCCCGGCGCCATAG
- a CDS encoding MarR family winged helix-turn-helix transcriptional regulator — protein sequence MTSMSQPHHRIAFLLSQLGADAASGFEQALQSLHITPSDAGLLRLIGRTPGVSQRVLSQQIGVGPSRIVAVLDRLERRELIERRRSRSDRRSHEVSLTANGQEVLAEIRPLAEAHEQAYTDCLSLDEADLLRSLLGRIADSRGLSSEIHRGTAVG from the coding sequence ATGACATCCATGTCGCAGCCCCATCATCGAATCGCCTTCCTGCTCTCTCAACTCGGTGCCGATGCCGCCAGCGGTTTCGAACAGGCATTGCAGTCGTTGCATATCACCCCTTCAGATGCAGGTCTGCTCCGACTGATCGGCCGCACTCCCGGAGTCAGTCAACGCGTACTCAGTCAGCAGATCGGGGTCGGGCCCAGCCGGATCGTTGCGGTGCTCGATCGCCTCGAACGGCGTGAGCTGATCGAGCGCCGTCGCAGCAGGAGCGATCGACGCAGTCACGAGGTCAGTCTGACCGCAAACGGTCAGGAGGTCCTCGCCGAGATCAGGCCGCTGGCGGAGGCTCACGAGCAGGCATACACCGATTGCCTGAGTCTCGACGAAGCCGACCTTCTGCGCAGCCTGCTGGGGCGGATCGCGGACTCTCGCGGACTCTCGTCCGAAATCCATCGCGGCACCGCGGTTGGCTGA
- a CDS encoding glycine betaine ABC transporter substrate-binding protein, whose protein sequence is MFRKSMWGTVVGTAAAATLLLSACGDGGGESPNAGLLDGAELTAGSKEFTESIVLSQITSKALEDAGASIEDQTGISGSATVREALESDEVDFYWDYTGTGWVNILGHTTKDAPKDLFKAVSEADAKNGISWLDPAPFENTYRIAVKSDFAEKNGLETMSDAAKFIGANEDQGKVCAASEFINRDDGLPGLEQAYGFEFSDVVELDLNLIYPQVGEKCQFGEVFSTDARVKANDMKVLEDDKDFFVQYQGAMTLRQETLDEYPEIAKIMAPISEKLTDEVVMELNGRVDTEGEMPEDVAEEWLEDEGLIAS, encoded by the coding sequence ATGTTCAGGAAATCGATGTGGGGCACCGTGGTCGGCACGGCCGCCGCGGCCACGCTGCTGCTCAGCGCCTGCGGGGACGGAGGCGGCGAGAGCCCGAACGCAGGACTGCTCGACGGAGCCGAGCTCACCGCGGGATCGAAGGAATTCACCGAATCGATCGTATTGTCGCAGATCACCTCGAAGGCTCTCGAGGATGCCGGCGCATCCATCGAGGACCAGACCGGCATCTCCGGCAGCGCCACTGTGCGAGAGGCCCTGGAGAGCGACGAGGTCGACTTCTACTGGGACTACACCGGCACCGGTTGGGTGAACATCTTGGGACACACCACCAAGGACGCGCCAAAGGATCTGTTCAAAGCCGTGTCCGAGGCCGATGCGAAGAACGGCATCTCGTGGTTGGATCCGGCACCGTTCGAGAACACCTATCGGATCGCGGTCAAGAGCGACTTCGCGGAGAAGAACGGTCTGGAGACGATGTCTGATGCCGCCAAGTTCATCGGTGCCAACGAGGACCAGGGCAAGGTGTGCGCAGCCAGCGAGTTCATCAACCGCGACGACGGTCTGCCCGGTCTTGAACAGGCCTATGGGTTCGAATTCTCCGATGTCGTGGAACTCGACCTCAATCTCATCTACCCGCAGGTCGGCGAGAAGTGCCAGTTCGGCGAGGTGTTCTCCACCGATGCCCGGGTCAAAGCGAACGACATGAAGGTGCTCGAAGATGACAAGGACTTCTTCGTCCAGTACCAGGGTGCGATGACCCTGCGCCAGGAGACTCTGGACGAATACCCGGAGATCGCGAAGATCATGGCCCCGATCTCGGAAAAGCTGACCGATGAAGTGGTGATGGAGCTCAACGGCCGAGTCGACACGGAAGGCGAGATGCCCGAAGACGTCGCTGAGGAATGGCTCGAGGACGAGGGGCTCATCGCCAGCTGA
- a CDS encoding asparagine synthase-related protein gives MGSRMVERLVHRGPHGSGHKELDEAWLGNRYLSIVDPQAGDQPLSGGANRDIWLVGDGMIHNHRRIRAELGDERFYTDSDLEAAIVLFEDHGPAAFERLWGPFALAIADTRGRFAVGRDVLGLSPLYWAKAGDSVLFASELKAFDKSLRTHVEPFPPGHVWTPERGLEAFREFPGASPVLLQSRAPHEDPPEWIFDAVRETLIRAVERSVTSRQSVGVLLSGGVDSSIITAIAARHSANAGRRLKTFAVGLAGSGDLLAARSVAEHCGTDHRELVYTAEDAIEVVPEVIAGLESFDPTLVHSAVPNYFVSRLAARHVKIVLVGEGADELFAGYTHYGRHDVGEELHAELLETLKGMHIGGLQRVDRVAGALGVEPRLPFLDLDMVELAMALAPEWKLVTGDRPAKWLLRRAFDGWLPDEVLWRRKEQFGEGTGMNTVLCDHFEDTVAPEDFDAEADVLQPRLRTLEELAYYRIFAASLPGVDAQATVGRFVDA, from the coding sequence ATGGGTTCGCGCATGGTGGAGAGGCTCGTCCATCGTGGCCCTCATGGTTCGGGCCACAAGGAGCTGGATGAGGCGTGGCTGGGCAACCGCTACCTGTCGATCGTCGATCCGCAGGCCGGGGACCAGCCGTTGTCGGGCGGTGCGAATCGCGACATCTGGCTCGTCGGAGACGGAATGATCCACAATCATCGCCGCATCCGCGCCGAGTTGGGCGACGAGCGCTTCTACACCGACTCCGACCTCGAGGCTGCCATCGTCCTCTTCGAAGACCACGGGCCTGCCGCCTTCGAACGACTGTGGGGCCCATTCGCATTGGCCATCGCCGATACTCGCGGTCGGTTCGCTGTGGGCCGGGATGTGCTGGGCCTGTCGCCCCTGTACTGGGCGAAGGCTGGCGACTCGGTCCTCTTCGCCTCGGAGCTCAAGGCCTTCGACAAGAGCCTGCGCACACACGTCGAACCCTTCCCTCCCGGACATGTCTGGACCCCGGAACGAGGGCTCGAAGCCTTCCGGGAGTTCCCCGGTGCCTCACCCGTCCTCCTGCAGAGTCGCGCCCCGCACGAAGACCCACCGGAGTGGATCTTCGATGCCGTCCGCGAGACTCTGATCCGGGCCGTCGAACGGTCGGTGACCAGCCGGCAGTCGGTCGGTGTGCTGCTCTCCGGCGGGGTCGATTCATCCATCATCACGGCGATCGCCGCTCGCCACAGTGCCAACGCGGGCCGCAGGCTCAAGACTTTCGCCGTCGGACTGGCAGGCAGCGGCGATCTGCTCGCGGCCCGGTCGGTGGCCGAACACTGCGGCACCGATCACCGTGAGCTCGTCTACACGGCCGAGGATGCCATCGAAGTGGTGCCCGAGGTGATCGCCGGTCTCGAGTCCTTCGACCCGACTCTCGTCCACTCGGCAGTTCCCAACTACTTCGTCTCCCGGCTGGCGGCACGTCATGTCAAGATCGTGCTGGTCGGCGAGGGGGCCGATGAGCTCTTCGCCGGATACACACACTACGGTCGTCACGATGTGGGCGAAGAGCTGCATGCCGAGCTGCTCGAGACGCTCAAGGGCATGCACATCGGCGGACTGCAGCGGGTGGACCGGGTGGCCGGCGCTCTCGGCGTCGAACCCCGACTGCCGTTCCTGGACCTCGACATGGTGGAGTTGGCTATGGCGCTGGCACCGGAGTGGAAGCTCGTCACCGGAGACCGCCCGGCCAAGTGGCTGCTGCGCCGCGCCTTCGACGGCTGGCTGCCCGACGAGGTGCTGTGGCGACGGAAGGAGCAGTTCGGTGAAGGCACGGGAATGAACACCGTGCTGTGTGATCACTTCGAAGACACGGTGGCCCCTGAAGATTTCGACGCGGAGGCCGATGTGCTGCAGCCGCGGCTGCGCACCCTCGAGGAACTCGCCTATTACAGGATATTCGCTGCCTCGCTGCCGGGAGTCGATGCGCAGGCCACGGTCGGCAGATTCGTCGACGCCTGA
- a CDS encoding TetR/AcrR family transcriptional regulator, with product MTETVSHDTRTRLLNAAADLIAAAPGEDFSLRAVCDAAGVKMPTLYHFFGNKQGLIEAVIERGFDMYLSAKSSSESSGDPIHDLRMGWDAHVAFGLENPGFYTLMYGKVRPGYSPEAQSKPSEILRSLTSRAEAEGRLVVDHEQAAAHILATNIGVTLRLIIQGRDDPELSAGVREGVLAAITGTARADDYRERLGHSVIERAAAHPEILGAAETALLIEWIGRLGEGKR from the coding sequence ATGACAGAGACGGTGTCGCACGATACACGGACCCGGCTGCTCAACGCGGCCGCGGACCTCATCGCCGCGGCTCCCGGCGAGGACTTCTCGCTGCGGGCGGTCTGTGACGCCGCGGGCGTGAAGATGCCCACCCTCTACCACTTCTTCGGCAACAAACAGGGGCTCATCGAGGCCGTCATCGAACGCGGCTTCGACATGTACCTCTCGGCGAAGTCCTCGTCGGAGTCCAGCGGTGATCCGATTCATGACCTGCGGATGGGCTGGGACGCCCACGTCGCATTCGGTCTGGAGAACCCCGGCTTCTACACGCTCATGTACGGCAAGGTCCGACCCGGGTATTCACCCGAGGCGCAGTCGAAGCCCAGCGAGATCCTCCGCTCTCTGACCTCTCGGGCAGAGGCTGAGGGCCGCCTCGTCGTCGACCATGAGCAGGCCGCGGCCCATATTCTGGCGACGAATATCGGTGTGACTCTGCGACTGATCATCCAGGGCAGGGACGATCCCGAACTTTCGGCGGGGGTCCGCGAAGGAGTGCTCGCGGCGATCACCGGCACAGCGCGGGCCGACGACTATCGAGAGCGCTTGGGGCACTCGGTCATCGAACGCGCAGCCGCGCACCCGGAGATCCTCGGGGCAGCCGAAACTGCGCTGCTCATCGAATGGATCGGCCGCCTCGGCGAAGGCAAGCGATAG
- a CDS encoding ABC transporter permease → MGFFEFLVKRADDMLELGLAHAIVVGAAVIIATVLGVAIGVLTYRNERARDLALALTGSFLTIPSFALFILLLSPLGLGWRPVLLALVLYGLLPVVRNTITGLRGVDPAIIESAKGMGLNRRQRLMRIELPLAWPVIITGVRVATLVLLGIAAIGAIVNGPGYGELIFTGLARVGTPVAVNLVLCGAVGVMILAVLFDLIFYAVQRLTTSRGIR, encoded by the coding sequence ATGGGGTTCTTCGAATTTCTCGTCAAACGTGCCGATGACATGCTCGAGCTCGGGCTCGCCCACGCGATCGTCGTCGGCGCTGCGGTGATCATCGCCACCGTCCTCGGCGTGGCCATCGGTGTGCTGACCTATCGGAACGAGCGCGCCCGCGATCTGGCCCTGGCTCTGACCGGTTCCTTCCTCACCATCCCGTCGTTCGCGCTCTTCATCCTGCTGCTCAGTCCCCTCGGTCTGGGCTGGCGTCCTGTCCTTCTGGCGCTCGTCCTCTACGGGCTGCTGCCGGTGGTGCGCAACACCATCACCGGCCTGCGAGGAGTCGACCCGGCGATCATCGAATCGGCCAAAGGCATGGGGCTCAATCGCCGCCAGCGCCTGATGCGCATCGAACTGCCACTGGCCTGGCCGGTCATCATCACCGGCGTGAGAGTGGCGACGCTGGTCCTGCTCGGCATCGCCGCCATCGGCGCGATCGTCAACGGTCCCGGCTACGGCGAGCTGATCTTCACCGGTCTGGCCCGAGTCGGCACACCGGTCGCTGTCAATCTGGTGCTGTGCGGAGCAGTCGGTGTGATGATCCTGGCGGTTCTGTTCGACCTCATCTTCTACGCAGTTCAGAGACTCACCACTTCGCGAGGTATCCGATGA
- a CDS encoding PLP-dependent aminotransferase family protein, with the protein MSTVSSSASSPTSPTLPLATRADSLVGSVIDSSTSLLASYTHDIVKFGMGAPAPDMLPSSEFARIAKSVFSPESFTYGETQGEPVLIDALLKYLEDTSQIPEEHFGQRERLVITSGGMQGLDLGFKLFVSPGDLVFCESPTYTNGSATAMSYEAEVVEVPVDHEGMQVDALEGLVAQAGRSPAVIYTIPTFQNPAGVTMSLERRKELLEFAHRHNSVILEDNPYGTLRFSGESIPTLSQLSPNDPLIFGVRTFSKFVAPGLRIGWIDVDPEIRGLAINAKQTMDTCTSVPTQHMVAQWLSEGGANDHVDHLRDAYLERKKTMATGLDQLFGDEVRSTDPDGGFFLWVTFEDDSINTENLLPAALDEGVAYIPGPAFSPAGAFTNALRLCFASNAPDRIDEGLQRLRSAVDKHRTPHSRAHH; encoded by the coding sequence ATGTCCACCGTGAGCTCGTCAGCATCATCCCCGACAAGTCCGACCCTGCCGCTGGCCACTCGCGCCGACAGCCTCGTCGGATCGGTCATCGATTCCTCGACCAGTCTGCTGGCCTCCTATACCCACGACATCGTGAAGTTCGGGATGGGTGCCCCAGCCCCGGATATGCTTCCCTCCAGCGAATTCGCCCGGATCGCGAAGAGCGTCTTCTCCCCGGAGAGCTTCACCTACGGCGAGACCCAGGGCGAGCCGGTCCTCATCGACGCTCTGCTGAAATACCTCGAGGACACGTCCCAGATCCCGGAGGAGCACTTCGGTCAGCGTGAGCGCCTCGTCATCACCTCGGGCGGCATGCAGGGCCTCGACCTGGGTTTCAAGCTCTTCGTCAGCCCGGGCGACCTCGTGTTCTGCGAATCGCCGACCTATACGAACGGTTCGGCCACGGCCATGAGCTATGAGGCCGAGGTCGTCGAGGTCCCCGTCGATCACGAAGGCATGCAGGTCGACGCGCTCGAGGGACTCGTCGCGCAGGCCGGTCGCTCACCTGCGGTGATCTACACGATCCCGACCTTCCAGAACCCGGCTGGAGTGACGATGTCGCTCGAGCGCCGCAAGGAACTCCTCGAGTTCGCCCACCGGCACAACTCCGTCATCCTCGAGGACAACCCGTACGGCACTCTGCGCTTCTCCGGGGAGTCGATCCCCACTCTCAGCCAGCTCAGCCCCAACGATCCGCTCATCTTCGGCGTCCGCACCTTCTCCAAATTCGTCGCACCGGGCCTGCGCATCGGCTGGATCGACGTCGACCCCGAGATCCGCGGGCTCGCCATCAATGCCAAGCAGACCATGGACACCTGCACGAGCGTCCCCACCCAGCACATGGTCGCCCAGTGGCTGAGCGAGGGCGGTGCGAACGACCACGTCGATCACCTGCGTGACGCCTACCTGGAACGCAAGAAGACCATGGCCACGGGCCTTGACCAGCTCTTCGGCGATGAGGTCAGGTCAACCGACCCCGACGGCGGATTCTTCTTGTGGGTGACCTTCGAAGACGATTCGATCAACACCGAGAACCTTCTGCCGGCGGCCCTGGACGAGGGGGTCGCCTATATCCCGGGGCCCGCATTCTCGCCTGCGGGAGCCTTCACGAACGCCCTGAGGCTATGCTTCGCCTCCAATGCCCCGGATCGGATCGACGAGGGCCTGCAGCGTCTGCGCTCCGCCGTCGACAAGCACCGGACGCCACATTCACGCGCCCACCACTAG
- a CDS encoding ABC transporter ATP-binding protein (Members of the family are the ATP-binding subunit of ABC transporters for substrates such as betaine, L-proline or other amino acids, choline, carnitine, etc. The substrate specificity is best determined from the substrate-binding subunit, rather than this subunit, as it interacts with the permease subunit and not with substrate directly.) gives MTQTTNSTPGSGTDSSVMIRLEGLTKRFPGQKVNAVDALTMDIHEGEIVVLVGPSGCGKTTTMKMINRIIEPSSGHIILKDQDVTTTNADDLRRQIGYVIQQVGLFPHMTIGENIATVPKLLGWSAERVRTRVDELMSMVNMDPDEYRDRYPKQLSGGQQQRIGVARALGADPSVMLMDEPFGAIDPITRDRLQNEFLRLQSEVRKTIVFVTHDIDEAIKMGDRIAILQEGSRIAQYDTPERILTAPANDFVKDFIGSGASLKRLNLSRVGEIELGSWPTVTNEDTHERAHELLANSKHSAVLVLDEERRPVRWAGADDLRRGAGERLDQVGSVPQAVIEPRATLSDALNELVAARYAVTVVVDEHGRYQGVVDIDQINEAIRTMRSSAVAEARTEFTSDDAATAAPVKDGSSGAGPAEGSS, from the coding sequence ATGACTCAGACCACGAATTCCACGCCCGGTTCCGGCACCGACTCCAGTGTCATGATCCGTCTCGAAGGGCTGACCAAGCGCTTCCCCGGACAGAAGGTCAATGCCGTCGACGCGCTCACCATGGACATCCACGAAGGGGAGATCGTCGTTCTCGTCGGCCCGTCCGGCTGCGGCAAGACCACCACGATGAAGATGATCAACCGGATCATCGAACCCTCGTCGGGGCACATCATCCTCAAGGATCAGGACGTGACGACGACCAACGCCGACGATCTGCGTCGGCAGATCGGCTACGTCATCCAACAGGTCGGCCTGTTTCCCCATATGACCATCGGCGAGAACATCGCCACCGTCCCCAAGCTTCTCGGCTGGAGTGCCGAACGCGTCCGCACCCGTGTCGACGAACTCATGTCGATGGTGAACATGGACCCGGACGAGTACCGCGACCGATACCCCAAGCAGCTCTCCGGCGGTCAGCAGCAGCGCATCGGCGTTGCCCGCGCACTCGGCGCCGACCCGTCCGTGATGCTCATGGACGAGCCCTTCGGGGCGATCGACCCGATCACCCGTGACCGGCTGCAGAACGAGTTCCTGCGTCTGCAGTCCGAAGTCCGCAAAACGATCGTGTTCGTCACCCACGACATCGACGAGGCGATCAAGATGGGGGACCGGATCGCGATCCTGCAGGAAGGCTCCCGGATCGCCCAGTACGATACACCCGAACGGATCCTCACAGCTCCGGCGAACGACTTCGTCAAAGACTTCATCGGATCCGGTGCCTCGCTGAAACGGCTCAACCTCTCACGGGTCGGCGAGATCGAATTGGGCAGCTGGCCGACAGTGACCAACGAGGACACTCATGAGCGGGCCCATGAACTGCTCGCCAACTCCAAGCACAGCGCGGTCCTCGTTCTCGACGAGGAGCGCCGGCCCGTGCGGTGGGCCGGAGCCGACGACCTTCGCCGCGGCGCGGGGGAGCGGCTCGACCAGGTCGGCTCCGTGCCCCAGGCCGTGATCGAACCGCGAGCCACTCTCAGCGACGCGCTCAATGAACTGGTAGCCGCCCGCTACGCCGTCACGGTGGTCGTCGACGAACACGGCCGCTATCAGGGTGTGGTCGATATCGACCAGATCAACGAGGCGATCCGCACGATGCGCAGCTCCGCCGTCGCCGAGGCGCGCACGGAGTTCACATCGGATGACGCCGCAACTGCTGCACCCGTGAAGGACGGCTCTTCGGGGGCCGGCCCCGCGGAGGGATCCTCATGA